CCGCCGGCTCCCGTCGCGGCTCCCAGCGAGCCTGCGCCGCCCGAGCGCCCGTTCCGCGCCGAAGGCATTGCCATTGCCCCGGCCGAACATGCCAAGCCGGCCCCGGCGCATGCCACCGCGCCGCAGGAAGGTGTCAGCGAGCTGGCCACTGCCGAAGACTGGCTGGATCTGGTCGCCAACAGCGGCCTGAGCGGCCCCTCGCGGCAGCTGGCCGCCAACGCCGCGTTCATCAGCTGCCAGCATGGAACCTTGAAACTGGGCCTTTCGCCCGGATTTGAATACCTGCGCTCGGAGCGCGCGCTGGCTGCCCTGGGCGAGATGCTGCAGAAGGCCCTCGGCCAGGCGCCGAAGATCGTGGTCGAGACCGTGGAAACCGAACACGTTCCGGCCGAGACCCTGCATCAGCGTGCCGACCGCCAGCGTGGCGAGCGGCAGCAGGTGGCAGAGGCTGTTTTCATGGACGACCCGGAAGTACAGGTGCTGATCCAACAGCACGGTGCCCGGGTTGTTTCCGATTCCATCCGTTCTTTTGACGAGTAAGACACTATGCGCGGCAATATCGCCCAACTGATGCAGCAGGCCCAGAAGATGCAGGAAAACCTGCAGAAGGCCCAGGAAGAAATCGCCAAGATCGAGGTGACCGGCAGTGCCGGTGGCGGCATGGTCAGCGTGACCCTGACCGGCGCCAAGGAATGCCGCAAGGTGCGCATCGACCCGTCGCTGGCCAGTGACCCGGAGATGCTGGAAGACCTGATCGCCGCCGCCTTCAACGATGCTTCGAACAAGATCGATGCCGAGTCGAAGTCGAAGATGGGTTCGGCCACCGCCGGCATGCAGCTGCCGCCGGGCATGAAGCTGCCGTTCTGATTCCTGGCGGCGCGCCTGTCGCTGCAGGCGCCCGCTGCAACCCTCAGTCGAGCATGGCTCGGCTCTACACGTAGTTGTCGAGCTTGCTCGACGCCATGAAAGCATGCCGCCGTGTCCGCACCCCTGCTTGAACAATTGATCGACGCACTGCGGGTGCTGCCTGGCGTCGGCCAGAAGACCGCACAGCGCATGGCCTACCACCTGCTCGAGCGCGAGCGCGAAGGTGGCCAGCGACTGGCCGAAGCCCTGGCGCTGGCGGTGGAACGCATCGGCCACTGTGCGCAATGCCGCGACTTCAGCGAAACCGAGCTGTGCCCGACCTGTGCCAACAACAGCCGCGAGCGCAGCCAGCTGTGCGTGGTCGAATCGCCGGCCGACCGCCTGGCGATCGAGAACGCGACCGGCTTCCGCGGTGTCTACTTCGTGCTGCAGGGCCGGCTGTCGCCGCTCGATGGCATCGGCCCGCGCGAGCTGGGCCTGGAGCAGCTGGAGCAGCGGCTGGCCGAAGGCGAGGTGCAGGAGCTGATCATCGCCACCAGTGCCACCGTCGAAGGCGAAGCCACCGCGCACTACCTGGCGCAGCTGGCGCGCGCGCGCAAAGTGCAGCCCAGCAGGCTGGCGCAGGGCCTGCCGCTCGGTGGCGAGCTCGAATACGTTGACCGCGGCACGCTGTCGCACGCGTTCGGCACGCGCAGCGAATTCCGCGACTGAGCGTTGTCCGGGCAGCGCCCGGCGTGTCCGGCCTACAATGCGGAAGACATCCCGCCGAGGCCGACCATGAGCAACGAAACCCTCTTCAGCAAGATCATCCGTCGCGAGATCCCGGCCACCATCGTCTACGAGGACGACGAGGTGCTGGGCTTCAAGGACATCGCACCGCAGGCGCCGGTGCACGTACTGTTCATTCCGAAGAACGAGATCATCCCGACCCTGGACGACCTGCAGCCGTCGCAGGCGCACCTGATCGGCAAGCTGGCCCTGGCCGCCGCCGAGTACGCGCGCCGCGAAGGTTTCGCGCAGGACGGCTACCGCATCGTGATGAACTGCCGCGAGCATGCCGGGCAGACCGTGTTCCACATCCACATGCACCTGCTGGCCGGTGCGCCGCTGGGGCATTTCGGTTCGCCGGGGCGCTGAGCGCCCGGCATCCACCCTTGCCCCGCAGTGGATCCATGCGATGCGTGGATGAAAAAAAGGCCGCCCGAAGGCGGCCTTTTTCGATCACGCATGCCGGCTGGCGATCACCACCAGCCCCAGCGGCCGTAACCGCCCCAGTACGGGCCATACGGGCCCGGGCCCCACGGGCCATAGGGGTAGGGCACCACATCGACCTGGCGCTGTTCCGGCCACAGGTAGATCACGTCGGCCGACAGCTTCGGCAGGCGATAGTCGTACTCGCCGATGCGGGTGTTCTGGTAGCCGTCGATCTTGCCGATGAAGGTCACGTCGCGGCCGGCTTCAAACACGGCCGGGTCGTAGAACCCGGCGCGGCAGGCGATGAAGCGGCCGTCGCTGGCGTCGGACGAGGTGGTGTTCGGGCGGCCGCTGGCGTTGAGCGGGCGCGAGATCATCTGGAAACAGGTCTCGCCCTGGCCGGGCTTGGTCTCGATGATGCGACCGCCCCAACGGACCGGCGTGCCGACCTGCTGGGTGGCGACCGAGTCGCGCGGGGAGACCAGGCTGAACTGTCCCTGCAGCGGCTTGGGGGCCGTGGCGCAGGCCGACAGGGCCAGCGTGGCCACAGCGGTGAGAAGGAACTTGGTGTTCATGGGGAGGCTCCGGAAGTCGGGCGATGCCTGCGCAGGTCCCGCAATAATGAAGCGAGGTCGGTGCAAGTTCCAGCGTAACGCGCGTCGGCGAAACGCTGGCTGAGTGCCAGCAGAGCGGGGTCGGGGCGCTGGGCGTGTACCCGCCGTGACCAGTCGCATGCCGTCTCGTTGGGTTCGCGGGCCAGGCCCAGGCGTGCATAGCGGCGCCCCAGCCGGTGCCAGGCGCGCAGCAGCGGGTCGCGCTCGCGCTCGCCGCGGGCCAGCAGCCAGGCCATCCACGCCAATGCCAGCAGCGCGGCGACCACGAAGCCGGCCACCAGCTGCGCCGGCCCGAGATCATCCAGTCCGAACGGCTTGAGCAGCTGCTGCTGGCGGCGTGCGTCGAAGGAAAGCACCAGATCGTTCCAGCCGCGCCGCAGCCAGTCGCCCATCTGCCCCAGCTGCAGCCAGCGCTGCTGCAGCGGAGTCTCCGTGCCGGCCTGCAGGCGGTCGTCCAATGTGTCCAGGATGCGTTCCGGTGCCACGGCCGCAGTCGGGTCGACCCGGACCCAGCCGCGCTGGGGCAGCCAGACTTCGGCCCAGGCGTGGGCATCCATGCGCCGCACCACCCAATAGTCGCCGATGCGGTTGCGGGTGCCACCCGCGAAGCCGGTCACCACCCGGGCCGGAATGCCGGCGTTGCGCATCAGCACCACGAAGGCCGAGCTGAAGTGCTGGCAGAAGCCGGCCTTATAGTTGAACAGGAAATCGTCGACTGGGTCGCGCCCGGCCACCGGGGTTTCCAGCGTGTAGGAGAAATCGCGGGTGATCCACTGCAGCGCGCGGCGGACGATGGCCTCGTCATCGCTGCCGGCCTCCTGACGCCATTGCTGTGCCAGCTGGGCAGTGCGCGGATTGAAGCCGGGCGGAAGCTGCAACGCGGCGCGGCGCAGGTAGGGCGACAGATCGGTGTCGAACCGTTGCGGA
This portion of the Stenotrophomonas sp. WZN-1 genome encodes:
- a CDS encoding YbaB/EbfC family nucleoid-associated protein, whose amino-acid sequence is MRGNIAQLMQQAQKMQENLQKAQEEIAKIEVTGSAGGGMVSVTLTGAKECRKVRIDPSLASDPEMLEDLIAAAFNDASNKIDAESKSKMGSATAGMQLPPGMKLPF
- the recR gene encoding recombination mediator RecR, which encodes MSAPLLEQLIDALRVLPGVGQKTAQRMAYHLLEREREGGQRLAEALALAVERIGHCAQCRDFSETELCPTCANNSRERSQLCVVESPADRLAIENATGFRGVYFVLQGRLSPLDGIGPRELGLEQLEQRLAEGEVQELIIATSATVEGEATAHYLAQLARARKVQPSRLAQGLPLGGELEYVDRGTLSHAFGTRSEFRD
- a CDS encoding histidine triad nucleotide-binding protein; the encoded protein is MSNETLFSKIIRREIPATIVYEDDEVLGFKDIAPQAPVHVLFIPKNEIIPTLDDLQPSQAHLIGKLALAAAEYARREGFAQDGYRIVMNCREHAGQTVFHIHMHLLAGAPLGHFGSPGR
- a CDS encoding Slp family lipoprotein, coding for MNTKFLLTAVATLALSACATAPKPLQGQFSLVSPRDSVATQQVGTPVRWGGRIIETKPGQGETCFQMISRPLNASGRPNTTSSDASDGRFIACRAGFYDPAVFEAGRDVTFIGKIDGYQNTRIGEYDYRLPKLSADVIYLWPEQRQVDVVPYPYGPWGPGPYGPYWGGYGRWGWW